The Breoghania sp. genome has a segment encoding these proteins:
- the fliR gene encoding flagellar biosynthetic protein FliR yields MNVTILPQVALLFMLIFARLGTMMMLMPALGESNIPARIRLSIALLLTLVLYPLLVAKFPTGVPDNFGALFVLFASEFVVGLFIGLSVRLVMAGIQVAGAIIAQQSSLAMAMAFDPTQSAQGVLFANFLSLMAIALIFATNLHYLVIAALHDSYMLFPPGQWMPVGDLAKSAVDTVAAAFSIGMRISTPFLVFGLVFYFGLGLLNRLMPQMQIFFIAMPANIFFGIALLMLLLGTLMTWYMNHIEAVLGRFVVR; encoded by the coding sequence ATGAACGTCACCATCCTGCCGCAGGTCGCGCTTCTCTTCATGCTGATCTTCGCAAGGCTCGGCACGATGATGATGCTGATGCCGGCGCTGGGTGAATCGAATATCCCCGCGCGCATCCGCCTGTCGATCGCGCTCCTTCTGACGCTCGTGCTCTATCCGCTTCTGGTCGCGAAATTCCCCACGGGTGTGCCGGACAATTTCGGCGCACTCTTCGTGCTTTTTGCCAGCGAGTTCGTGGTTGGTCTCTTCATCGGGTTGTCGGTGCGCCTCGTCATGGCGGGCATTCAGGTCGCAGGCGCGATCATTGCGCAGCAGTCGAGCCTTGCCATGGCCATGGCCTTCGATCCGACCCAGTCGGCGCAGGGTGTGCTGTTCGCCAATTTCCTGTCGCTGATGGCCATTGCCCTGATCTTCGCAACCAACCTGCATTACCTCGTCATCGCGGCGCTGCATGACAGTTACATGCTGTTTCCTCCCGGCCAATGGATGCCGGTGGGCGATCTTGCCAAGAGCGCCGTCGATACGGTGGCGGCTGCCTTTTCCATCGGCATGCGCATCTCCACGCCGTTTCTGGTGTTCGGTCTGGTCTTCTATTTCGGCCTTGGTCTGCTCAACCGGCTGATGCCGCAAATGCAGATCTTCTTCATCGCGATGCCCGCCAACATCTTCTTCGGCATCGCCCTTCTCATGTTGCTGCTCGGCACCTTGATGACATGGTACATGAACCATATCGAAGCGGTGCTCGGCCGTTTCGTGGTCCGATAG
- the flhB gene encoding flagellar biosynthesis protein FlhB, translating to MADSDQSEKTEDPTQKKLDDALKRGDVAKSQEVSTWFSLVGATVIVGLFSPAIVTKLGSGMKGIVANSWQLKMDSGGAQDIFEASGMMIMAAVGLPFLFILVLALAGNLVQHRFVWSAENMKPKLSKISPLAGVKRIFSKDSLVNFMKGVIKISAVAVLMFAVLWPMRDELDTMVMRDLTMILPETRSITLKLMGAVIALMAVVAAGDYLWQRHKWFERQKMTLQEVKDEYKQAEGDPMVKGRIRQIRMERSRKRMMAAVPSATVVVTNPTHYAVALKYEEGMQAPLCVAKGTDNVALKIREIAKKVNVPVIENPPLARSLYAQIEVDQEIPEEHYRAVAEVIGYVMRMKKRKSWRAT from the coding sequence ATGGCCGATAGCGATCAATCGGAAAAAACAGAAGATCCGACACAAAAGAAACTCGACGATGCCCTGAAGCGTGGTGACGTGGCCAAGAGCCAGGAGGTTTCCACCTGGTTCAGCCTCGTTGGGGCCACGGTGATCGTGGGGCTGTTCTCGCCCGCCATCGTCACGAAACTTGGCAGCGGCATGAAGGGCATCGTGGCCAATTCCTGGCAACTCAAGATGGATTCCGGCGGCGCGCAGGACATCTTCGAGGCCAGCGGAATGATGATCATGGCCGCGGTGGGATTGCCCTTCCTGTTCATCCTGGTTCTCGCGCTTGCCGGTAATCTCGTCCAGCACCGCTTTGTGTGGTCGGCCGAAAACATGAAGCCGAAGCTGTCCAAGATCTCGCCCCTTGCCGGGGTGAAGCGCATCTTTTCCAAGGACAGCCTGGTCAATTTCATGAAGGGCGTGATCAAGATCAGCGCGGTCGCCGTTCTGATGTTCGCGGTGCTGTGGCCGATGCGCGACGAACTCGACACGATGGTGATGCGCGATCTCACCATGATCCTGCCGGAGACGCGCTCCATCACGCTGAAGCTGATGGGAGCGGTGATTGCGCTGATGGCCGTGGTGGCAGCCGGCGATTACCTGTGGCAGCGGCACAAGTGGTTCGAGCGCCAGAAGATGACCCTTCAGGAGGTCAAGGACGAATACAAGCAGGCCGAAGGCGATCCGATGGTCAAGGGGCGGATCCGTCAGATCCGCATGGAGCGGTCCCGCAAGCGGATGATGGCCGCGGTGCCGAGCGCGACTGTGGTCGTGACCAACCCGACCCACTATGCGGTGGCGCTGAAATACGAGGAAGGCATGCAGGCCCCGCTTTGCGTGGCCAAGGGCACGGACAATGTGGCGCTGAAGATCCGCGAGATCGCCAAGAAGGTGAATGTGCCGGTCATCGAGAACCCGCCGCTGGCGCGGTCGCTCTATGCCCAGATCGAGGTCGATCAGGAGATCCCGGAAGAGCACTATCGCGCGGTCGCGGAAGTGATCGGCTATGTTATGCGCATGAAGAAGCGCAAGTCATGGCGCGCCACTTGA
- a CDS encoding PAS domain-containing protein, producing the protein MSEPSSQPSGHSVGRQNGQASGPVIDRSERSGSIGLLVLLALILVGAAGAIAFMSREQAEPYVLGMLGLLAVVGVFCLFAGAIGLLRFSGRARANPLAQAFLDTTDIGTVITDASGRIIYANESYAELTGSSEPGEVRSVERVFASDPDAADAIFRLSQAARSGMRAQEEVRLPYPIGQSEGAPRWYRIRVRPLDVDEESGRRVCTVWLVADITRDRVEQESSFQELQRVINFLDHAPAGFFSADGMGRIVYLNATLADWLGHDLAQFEAGALQLCDIVRGDGAELIHSIAGQPGDVKSETIDLDLVTRQGRTVPVRLLHRVPFGADGKAGESRTLVLNRSPGEEAQEALRAAEVRFARFFNNTPIAIASVDRDGKVVRSNAPFLRLLGKPEGGEEDKRMLVDFVAGNGREMLSAALAAAAEGRSEIHPMDIELSQDGERSATFYISAVEDGDADGEAAIVYALETTKQRALEMQFAQSQKMQAIGHLAGGVAHDFNNVLTAIIGFSDLLLANHRPTDPSFQDIMNIKQNANRAAGLVRQLLAFSRRQTLRPKELALNDVMADLSILLDRLLGEKVELKVVHGRDLWPIMADQNQLEQVVVNLAVNARDAMPEGGRLTIRTSNIDVEQSRAMEDTRGMPDGEYVLIEVVDTGSGIPADIMEKIFDPFFSTKEVGKGTGLGLSTVYGIIKQTGGYIYPSSVVGEGTTFRIFLPRHVSEEKEAPKEVVAETPMTDLTGSATILLVEDEEAVRAFAARALASRGYKVHEAGSGTEALQVMEETEGAIDLVVSDVVMPELDGPSLLRELRKTRPDLKIIFISGYAEGAFEKNLPENEKFSFLPKPFSLKELATAVKEALSAE; encoded by the coding sequence ATGAGTGAACCCTCATCTCAACCGTCTGGACATTCCGTTGGGCGGCAGAACGGACAGGCGTCCGGGCCGGTGATCGACCGTTCCGAGCGATCCGGCAGCATCGGGCTGCTGGTTCTGCTGGCGCTCATCCTTGTGGGGGCCGCGGGAGCGATTGCCTTCATGAGCCGGGAGCAGGCGGAGCCCTATGTACTGGGGATGCTGGGCCTGCTGGCGGTGGTGGGCGTGTTCTGCCTGTTTGCGGGCGCCATCGGTCTGTTGCGGTTTTCCGGCCGGGCGCGGGCCAATCCCCTGGCACAAGCCTTTCTCGATACGACCGATATCGGCACGGTGATCACCGACGCCTCGGGCCGCATCATCTATGCCAATGAATCCTATGCGGAATTGACCGGCTCATCCGAACCCGGCGAGGTGCGTTCGGTGGAGCGCGTCTTCGCCAGCGATCCGGATGCGGCGGATGCCATCTTCCGCCTCTCGCAGGCCGCGCGCAGCGGAATGCGCGCTCAGGAAGAGGTTCGTCTTCCCTATCCGATCGGACAGTCGGAAGGTGCGCCGCGCTGGTATCGCATTCGCGTTCGTCCGCTTGATGTGGATGAGGAAAGCGGAAGGCGCGTCTGCACCGTCTGGCTGGTCGCCGACATCACCCGCGACCGTGTGGAGCAGGAATCCTCCTTCCAGGAACTCCAGCGCGTCATCAATTTTCTCGATCACGCACCGGCGGGCTTCTTCTCAGCCGATGGCATGGGACGCATCGTCTATCTCAACGCCACCCTGGCCGACTGGCTGGGACACGATCTGGCGCAGTTCGAGGCCGGCGCGCTGCAGCTGTGCGATATCGTGCGGGGCGATGGGGCGGAATTGATCCACTCCATTGCCGGTCAGCCGGGCGATGTGAAATCGGAGACGATCGATCTCGATCTTGTCACCCGGCAGGGACGCACGGTTCCGGTGCGGTTGCTGCATCGTGTGCCCTTCGGGGCGGACGGGAAGGCGGGCGAGAGCCGAACGCTGGTGCTCAACCGCTCGCCTGGCGAGGAAGCGCAGGAGGCCCTGCGCGCGGCCGAAGTGCGGTTCGCGCGCTTCTTCAACAACACGCCGATCGCCATTGCATCGGTCGACCGCGACGGCAAGGTCGTGCGCTCCAACGCGCCGTTCCTGAGGCTTCTGGGCAAGCCGGAAGGTGGGGAAGAGGACAAGCGGATGCTTGTCGATTTCGTGGCCGGGAACGGGCGCGAGATGCTGAGCGCCGCGCTTGCGGCGGCCGCGGAAGGGCGCAGCGAAATCCACCCCATGGATATCGAGCTTTCGCAGGACGGAGAACGGTCCGCCACATTCTATATCTCCGCCGTCGAGGACGGAGATGCGGATGGCGAGGCGGCCATTGTCTATGCGCTGGAGACGACCAAGCAGCGCGCGCTGGAGATGCAGTTCGCCCAGAGCCAGAAAATGCAGGCCATCGGCCATCTGGCGGGCGGCGTGGCGCATGACTTCAACAACGTGTTGACGGCGATCATCGGCTTTTCCGACCTTCTGCTGGCCAATCACCGTCCGACCGATCCGTCCTTCCAGGACATCATGAACATCAAGCAGAACGCCAACCGGGCCGCCGGTCTGGTGCGTCAGCTGCTTGCCTTCTCCCGCCGCCAGACGCTCAGGCCCAAGGAGCTGGCGCTCAATGACGTGATGGCGGATCTGTCCATCCTGCTCGACCGGCTGCTCGGCGAGAAGGTGGAACTGAAAGTGGTGCATGGGCGCGATCTGTGGCCGATCATGGCGGACCAGAACCAGCTTGAGCAGGTGGTGGTGAACCTTGCGGTGAATGCGCGCGATGCCATGCCGGAAGGCGGGCGGCTGACCATTCGCACCAGCAATATCGATGTGGAGCAGTCGCGCGCGATGGAAGACACGCGCGGAATGCCGGACGGCGAATACGTGCTGATAGAGGTGGTTGACACCGGCTCGGGCATTCCTGCCGACATCATGGAAAAGATCTTCGATCCGTTCTTCTCCACCAAGGAAGTGGGCAAGGGAACGGGCCTCGGGCTTTCCACGGTCTATGGCATCATCAAGCAGACGGGCGGCTACATCTATCCTTCCTCGGTCGTGGGAGAGGGAACGACCTTCCGCATCTTCCTGCCGCGGCACGTTTCGGAGGAAAAGGAAGCTCCCAAGGAGGTCGTCGCGGAAACCCCGATGACCGATCTCACCGGCTCCGCCACCATCCTTCTGGTGGAGGACGAGGAAGCTGTGCGCGCCTTTGCGGCCCGCGCGCTGGCCTCGCGCGGCTACAAGGTGCATGAGGCGGGCTCGGGCACCGAGGCGCTTCAGGTCATGGAGGAAACGGAGGGCGCGATCGATCTGGTGGTGTCCGACGTGGTGATGCCGGAACTGGACGGGCCGAGCCTGCTGCGTGAGCTGCGCAAGACCCGGCCCGACCTGAAGATCATCTTCATTT
- the fliQ gene encoding flagellar biosynthesis protein FliQ translates to MNGPEVLDIGREGFWVLIKMLTPVMVVGLAVGLVVALFQALTQIQEMTLVFVPKILAIFITLMLVLPFMGQAIATYMNQIMALVVQG, encoded by the coding sequence GTGAACGGTCCGGAAGTGCTCGATATCGGCCGGGAAGGCTTTTGGGTCCTGATCAAGATGCTGACGCCGGTCATGGTGGTCGGGCTCGCGGTCGGGCTTGTGGTCGCGCTGTTTCAGGCGCTGACCCAGATCCAGGAAATGACACTCGTCTTCGTGCCGAAAATCCTCGCGATCTTTATCACGCTGATGCTGGTGCTGCCCTTCATGGGCCAGGCGATCGCCACCTACATGAACCAGATCATGGCGCTGGTCGTGCAAGGATAG
- a CDS encoding flagellar hook-basal body complex protein FliE, whose protein sequence is MTIPSIAANAYQNTARLTGQGGSQSLGGGLGGALGGKSGSPSFGDMVETAVQGVVDQGRVADTKTVDMMNGKANVVDVVTAVSETEVALQTMVSVRDKVIAAYEEIMRMSI, encoded by the coding sequence ATGACCATTCCGTCGATTGCCGCAAATGCCTATCAGAACACCGCGCGCCTGACCGGGCAGGGCGGTTCGCAATCCCTCGGCGGAGGGCTCGGTGGAGCTTTGGGGGGCAAGTCCGGCTCGCCGAGTTTCGGCGACATGGTGGAGACCGCCGTTCAGGGTGTGGTCGATCAGGGGCGCGTTGCCGATACCAAGACCGTGGACATGATGAACGGCAAGGCCAATGTGGTCGATGTCGTGACCGCGGTGTCGGAAACCGAGGTTGCGCTGCAGACCATGGTCTCCGTGCGTGACAAGGTGATCGCGGCCTATGAAGAGATCATGCGGATGTCGATCTGA